From Podospora bellae-mahoneyi strain CBS 112042 chromosome 5, whole genome shotgun sequence:
GCAAGTTCATGCCTTGCATGAAGGAGATTGAAGAGATGGCACGTATGATTATCGCGGCGGATAGAGGAGAGGGGCAATGGCCTGGGTTGCTTGAGCAGCCACTGGAATTCAGTGATCAGATCAGGAGGGTTATGACGGACAGGTGTTTGTTCACCACGGAGaatggttggttggggatCTGTTTGGATACTGCTCTGGAAGGCGATGAGGTGTGGATTTTGGAGGGTGGGGCCGTACCATAcgtgttgaggaagagcgGGAGTGAGGTGGAAGTCAACATTGAGATGGCAGGCGGTGAAACACGAACATCGAAGGCAGAAGGAAGAAGATTTGGCGGCGAGACATATGTCCATGGCGTTATGAACGGCGAACTCCTTGACAAGGCTGGAACAGGGGCGGTCCagtgggaagaggtggtCTTGATTTAAGGTTGGAACCCCAGCCCTGCCAAGGAACCCTTGCTGCGCCACGGGCCATGCCAAGAATGACCAGACCGTACCGTaaacagcctcctcaacaccggGTTGGATCCGCTTTGAGCACAACAGCCATTGGCAAGTTTGGGCTATCTAAGCTATCAAATCCTTGGGGAGAGTTTCAGAATTGCCTGCTGGAAATGGGCATGTCATATACCTGAGGGACAAGTGGCACGTCCAGGGTCTCGACAGCGCCGGCAAGGGTAAGATCCACCAAAAACATCGACATATGCAAAAAGTTGGGGCAGTTTTTCAGCGGTCTTCTTTTGCAGATGGGCGGCTGAATGGCAAGTACACTGTTGGCAACCCGGCCTTGAGTTCCTATCGGTTCAGCTCGCGTTGATGACATGAAGGACGTTGAGCCCGTTGAGGATGTTCTCGGAAAGATTGGAGAAAGCATGGGAAGGAGCCGGCGTCGGTTGCGTTGAACTGGAGCGTCAGCAAGGGAGCAATCGCGGTCAGGTAATTGGGATCTGGAATTCGGATGAGGCGGCTCAGGCGGTTGACGCTTTGGGGTGGAGGTTATCtcaggaggaggtggccggGATTGATGGTGTCAGCTTTGAGGGAACAAAGATGATTACTGTTACATGAGAGAATCCAGCTGAAGGCTCCAGGCTTTACATCGAATCCTTACTTGTTCAAAGCTTTGGACCTGTCCGGTCCCCCATAGGCAGACAGCAATTGGCATTTGCAAATACAATCCACAACGGGTGGAACGAAGCGAGAAAAATGACCGTAGGGGTTTTCTAGCAGTGGCGCCACGTCTATCGATTGCTATAGTTCGTTGGGCGTACCAAGGTTGAGGTTCGAACTCATTGACCCGCCAGGCGGTGCCCATATCAATGAGATAGGCCTTCGGTatcttctcatcatcatcctccgtATGGTAATCCGTAATATTCTTCCTCTTTGCCGCTGGTCTCGCAGCCAGAATCTCATCCAACAACTGGTAACCCAACTCTGCCTTCAAAACCAAAAAGTCCGGCCTCACCCCTCTAAACCCAGCTTCTTCCCCCTTAACCGGCAGTCCGTGTTATACCCCCTCGGACACCTCCCATAaatcccccccacctcccccacactcaacctccccagccccttAACCTCAAACAACATATTCTCCGGCCTCGCATCCCCATGATACAACCCCAATCCGTGCATCGACTCGACCGCATCCGCAACCATGTAACGAGCctgcttcttcaccttccagATACTCCTCCCTGATTTCTCCGCTAGATATCTTAGATACCCCTCGTCATCAACCCTTGGTCCTATGACAGGGTAAACCAACCCGCTCCTAGTGCCGTTCATCCTCCCGTCGTCATCAATCTGGAATTTATCCACGGCACGGCAAGACGCAGTTTCTCATAGGCGATTCTTTCGCCTACTCCGAGGACGTCACGCTTTTGCCAGATGAAAACGACTGTGTTCTCGTGGTGAATGCGGGAGGCGCGGACGTGGAAGATGCGGATGGCTTTGtaggggcggcggcgggcgtTTTGGTCGAGGCAGAGCCAGGCTGTGTTGTTGCGACCATGGCCTAGTTtgttgaggacgaggagatgaCAGACGATGACATCTCCGGGGAGTATGGGGTGGAAGCCGAGGGAGCGGTAGAGATAGGGGGATTCgacgagggtggggagggattggggagggttgtgggGTTGATGAAGTTGATTGCTGGGGGGtcaggggtggtggtggaggggaagaattGGTTGTTTCTGGTcctgttttggtggtttctTGGGTGTCTTGGAGTAGCTGTCTATTGATGTGAAGTCTAAAGGAAAGTTATTTCTATAGGTTGTTAAGAGAAGCTGAAATCCTTTCTCAAATGGTCAGCGGTGTGGAAGAAGTTCAAACAATCGCTTTGTCGATGCCCGTCAGTCTCTTTGTCACGGCACGTTGAGTTACTGTAgtgaaaaagcaaaagaccCTCAGAGCAACAGTTCTTATTCCAATTCACGAGTATCCAAAATCTGCTAGTTCTCCAGTGTCTCATCCATTTCTCAAAACCCAAGAGTCAAAAATCATAACTGGGTCTATAACCTGGTCTGTTGAGCAGGATTCCCGTAACGGGAAACCAGATCCCTGATGTCGCTGAGTACCCTAAACGGAGGTCAGGAAAGTAATAGACCTTTGAATGTTGTGGAGCGCATCGAGTGCATTCAGGGCTTGTCACTTACTGCTCCCGCAACGTCTGGTTATCAAAGAACAAGGCGGAGACGTGTGTGTTGAACCTACTATTAGAGCGTCATTAGCACACTGTATCTCCCACACTATCCTTCTGGTGACATGCAGCTTGTAAAGATCAATTCGACCATCATAGTCCTCCTCAGGTGCTGATCGATTCACTCGTTGATGGTATGCCTTGACGTATTTATCGTCAAAACGATTGCATGATGGCTTCCATTGACCAAATTCATCTATAGTCTCTATTAGCACCTTTCACCCACCGACCGCAAAACCTGCATCATGAGACCTACCCCGCCAATTGCGCCTCATGACCACAAGACCTACATGCGGTACGCTCTTGAACAGGCGAAgctctcaccaccctcgccttcAAAGTTTTGCGTAGGGGCTGCTCTGGTTGACGCCGACGCGAACCGGGTTCTCTCAACAGGTTACTCGGAGGAACTGGCCCGCGACCGACCAAACGATCCCGGATCTACCCACGCTGAGCATTGCTGCTTCATCAAAGTAGCTGACGAGAATGGAATCCACGACTTTGACATCGCGCCTGTCCTTCCGCCCAATACGGTACTCTATACGACCATGGAGCCTTGCAACGAGCGGTTGAGCGGAAACCGGACATGTGTTGAGAGAATTCTGGGACTTGGGAGCGCGATCAAGGTGGTTTATGTCGGAATTCGCGCGTCAAATACGTTCATTCAAGATAACCAGGGTATCAAGAGGTTGGAAGCCGCTGGCGTGAAGGTTGTCTTgctggaggacgacgagaCTCTTCGTCAAGAGATTCTGGAGGTCACGTTCGCTGGACATGAAAAGAGGGATTGAGACGGGAGTGGGGGACTAGCAGGCTGGGGGTTGTCGACCACGAGCAATTCAGCAGGGCAATTCAAAATCAAACATATGCTGTCAAGAAATTCTTGATGAAATACTGTTGTTGTAAACATGGATCGTGTGAAACTCAGTCAAAATAACTCGAAAATTCAAAGTTGGAGCCAGTGTTTCATGACGTTGAGCCAATCAACGGGCGGGAAGGAACGGTAGCAATAATATGAGGATGCACGGGAGGTAAGGACAGGGGACTGGAAGCACGGGCGCGAACCTGCAGCAGCCCGATGGTGCTGTGCCACAGCCGGCGAGATGGCCCACCAATCTTGTGCAGTCCATGTCGCAGAGTCATCTTTTCCGCGCATGCACGAGTGTGTCACGACATCTCCAGGAGCATTCTCTGTAACCACTTCTGGCCACCGCAATACTCGTTAAGAAAAACAAGGGTGACGCAACAAAAGACTGTCGTCTCTTGAGCCACGAGACTTGAAAATGGTAAGTTCAATGTTCTGTCGCGACACGTTGAGGGTATTTAGCAATCATGTGCTGACAGGAATCTCATCCCAGTCCCTCGGGCGATTTCGACGAAGCAGGGATCGCAAGAGCATCTTCGACATCAGTTTCCCCATCAGACGATTGACCTCCCATTCTCCAGAAGGCTCCGACCTCAGCCGCGCAACAAAAATCGTCGACGATGGGGTAGATGATGCGAAAGGGCCGCTCGGGCTCAACACTCTACACGCACCTCCAGGCCCAACCTTCGATTTAGTATTAGTACatgggcttggaggaggttcGAGAAAGACATGGAGCAAAACAACATCGCTGAAGGATTACTGGCCTGCAGAGTGGCTGCCGAAAGACCCTGCCTTTACCAATGTTCGGATTCACAGCTATGGCTACAATTCGGATTGGACGAAAAGGAACGATAACTGCCTCAACGTTCACCACATTGGCAAGGCCTTCCTGGGTGATCTGGCGACATCGCCACATATCGATGGAAGTAACACCAACTTGGTGCTGATTGGCCACAGCATGGGTGGTCTGGTCGTTAAGAAGGCCTACATGTTGGCGCGTCAGGATCCGCTGTACCAGGCACTCGCCGCTCGAGTCCGTGCAATTTTCTTTCTTGGAACACCGCATCGTGGGTCAGACTCAGCAAAACTTCTGAAGAATATCCTTCAAGTTGCTTCTTCGGCACCCGCTTATGTGACAGACCTTGTTCGAGGATCCGGGGCTATCCAAAGCATCAACGATGAATTCCGCCAATACTCGGCCGATGTGGAGCTGTGGTCATTGTACGAGACACAAAAGCTTGCAGCCAAAGGGTTCAGCACTCTCATTGTTGATCCAGAATCAGCTACCTTGGGGTACCGTGAAGAAAGACAAATACCAATAAACGCTGACCACCGATCCATTTGCAAATTCGACACACCACTTGATCCGAACTACGTGACGTTAAGGAacgccctcgcctcctccatgcGTGGAATAGCAGAAGCAGGTATGGGGCGTCCTCACGATCTGGAGATTTGGCAAGCAAATACTAACATCATGAGTCAGAACTGACAGCCGCACAAATAACACAGCAAAGCACCATTCAGGATCTTGCCGACTTTCTCTCCATCAGCGATAACGTCGATGATGACTTCTTCACTGTTCAGGACGCGCGTGTCGAAGGTACATGTCGGTGGTTACTGGACAAGAGCGGATATCAAAACTGGAAAAATGCGGATTCTGACAGCCCATCCATTCTCTGGATTGATGGAAAGCCTGCCACCGGCAAGACCGTACTGTCCGGATTTGTCATCGACGACATCTACGAGGCTGGCAGTCCATGCAGTTACTATTTCTTCAAACACAGCGAAAAGTCGAAATCCAAACTCAGCTCATGTCTGCGTACTCTTGCATTCCAGATGGCGATGCAGGATGCTGGTGTGCTTGCTAAGCTATCTGAGCTCCAGAAGACAAACCCCAACCTTGACCTGGAGAACGAGCGTAGCATTTGGAGGTCGCTGTTCATATCGGGAATTCTCCCCGCCATGTCGAAGCCGCATTTTTGGGTGCTTGATGCCCTGGATGAATGCTCCAACGCCAAGTCTCTGTTTGAGTCAATTCTCTGCAAGATGGACGGTTCCGCACAGCCACTGAATATTCTGGTTACAAGTCGGGAAACACCCGAGCTGTTAACGAGTTTCACTGCCCTTGGCCCGAAGCGGGTTCTTCGTGAGCAGATCTCCACCGAAGAAACGCTCCCGGATATTGAGCGGCTGGTGGCAAGCAAAGCCCAGTCCATCATcgctgaagatgatgagagtCGCGGTAGATTGGTTAAACGAATTATCGACAAGTCCAAAGGCTCGTTCCTGTGGACCCAGTTGGTCCTTGACGAGCTAGCAGATACTTTCAGCGAAGAAGCAGTGAAGCAGGTTCTCGATGAAGTGCCGCGGGGAATGGAACAATTGTATCACAGGGCTCTAGAAACAATGACTCGGGAGACAAGAGGGAAGCCAATCATCAAGGCGGTCCTTGAATGGACGACCTGCGCATTAAGGCCCCTTACCATTCTGGAGCTAAACGTCTGTTTGGAGATCCAACTTAGGGATAGGTTTCCCCAGCTTCAAGACACAATTGCAGCACTCTGTGGTCAGCTTGTCAGTGTTGATAAACTTCAGAGAGTACAAATCATCCACGAAACAGCCCGAGAATTTCTGCTGGACGAGGGCTTGAGATCCGATTTCGCTATCGACCGAGTTCAGGCGCATACAAACATGGCCCAAGTGTGTCTAACCTTTCTTACCGGGAATGAGCTTCGTCCCGCAAGAATGCAAAGACGTCTTAGCACAAGCCAGCCAGTAACTAAGAAAAGGTCAGCGCTTTACGCTTATGCGTGCACCGCATTCTCATATCACCTCTCCAAAGCCGACCCGAGCAGAAACGATCTATTGTCCTTGTTGGATACATTCCTGAAAGCGAACATCCTGACTTGGATTGACCACACGGCCCAGGGTAAAAGTTTGGGACCCATGGTGCGGTCCGCAAAGGAGCTCAGAACTTACACTGAGAGATGCATGGCAGAGCGATCGCCCTTACGAAGAGACCTACAGCGCATGAAGACTTGGGCCAAGGATCTTCAGCGAATTGCCGCCAAGTTTTCCGCTGCGCTCCTAACGTCCCCCTCTGCTATATACTCCCTAATCCTACCATTCTGCCCTGAGCAGTCTGCCATACACGATACAAGTCCCAATGGGAAGCGAATATCCATCGTGGGACTTGCCAACCTGCAATGGGATGACCGGTTGTCCTGTATCAACCTTCGACAAGAGAAAACGAGCGCAATTTGTTACGGGGAGGAATTTCTTGCTGTTGGAGTGACAGGCGGCCGAGTTGGTCTGTACCATCCGATATCCTGTCAGGAATACCGCAGCCTGAACCATTGTGAATTAGTGATGCAACTTGCATTCAAGGCCAACTCCAACCTCTTGGCTACCTGCGGCCTCAAATCAATCCGGATCTGGAACATTCGGACTGGCGAGCTGCTTCAAACAttcccagctcctcgaaAGTGCGTTGGTCTCTGGTTTGATGAAGATCACCTGGTCGCTGTTTCCAGCAAGAACGAAATATGGTCCTGGGATATTGAAAATGAGGGATCAGCAAGCAAAAGGCCCATTGTCAGAGTAAATGATTCTCATAATATGGACTGTGAGGCCATTCGCCAAGTCCCAGCCGCCGTATCCGTTGGCATAGCACACAAGATGCTGGCTGTTGCATACAGCGGTAAGCCCATAGTTCTTTGGTACCTCCAGGATGACCAGTTCTACGGCTACTGTGGCAAGAAGCTTGTCGATGGTGAAACTGCAGCGCACCCCATTCAAGCCTTGCAGTTCAATCCCAATCCGAATATTGAACTTCTCGCAGCATCGTACCTCGACGGGGATCTTGTCATCATTGAT
This genomic window contains:
- a CDS encoding hypothetical protein (EggNog:ENOG503Q0TE; COG:G), whose protein sequence is MSPEGYRFNTHVSALFFDNQTLREHNQLHQPHNPPQSLPTLVESPYLYRSLGFHPILPGDVIVCHLLVLNKLGHGRNNTAWLCLDQNARRRPYKAIRIFHVRASRIHHENTVVFIWQKRDVLGIDDDGRMNGTRSGLVYPVIGPRVDDEGYLRYLAEKSGRSIWKVKKQARYMVADAVESMHGLGLYHGDARPENMLFEVKGLGRLSVGEVGGIYGRCPRGYNTDCRLRGKKLGLEG
- a CDS encoding hypothetical protein (EggNog:ENOG503P2EF; COG:F), encoding MRPTPPIAPHDHKTYMRYALEQAKLSPPSPSKFCVGAALVDADANRVLSTGYSEELARDRPNDPGSTHAEHCCFIKVADENGIHDFDIAPVLPPNTVLYTTMEPCNERLSGNRTCVERILGLGSAIKVVYVGIRASNTFIQDNQGIKRLEAAGVKVVLLEDDETLRQEILEVTFAGHEKRD
- a CDS encoding hypothetical protein (COG:E; EggNog:ENOG503NWY3) gives rise to the protein MSLGRFRRSRDRKSIFDISFPIRRLTSHSPEGSDLSRATKIVDDGVDDAKGPLGLNTLHAPPGPTFDLVLVHGLGGGSRKTWSKTTSLKDYWPAEWLPKDPAFTNVRIHSYGYNSDWTKRNDNCLNVHHIGKAFLGDLATSPHIDGSNTNLVLIGHSMGGLVVKKAYMLARQDPLYQALAARVRAIFFLGTPHRGSDSAKLLKNILQVASSAPAYVTDLVRGSGAIQSINDEFRQYSADVELWSLYETQKLAAKGFSTLIVDPESATLGYREERQIPINADHRSICKFDTPLDPNYVTLRNALASSMRGIAEAELTAAQITQQSTIQDLADFLSISDNVDDDFFTVQDARVEGTCRWLLDKSGYQNWKNADSDSPSILWIDGKPATGKTVLSGFVIDDIYEAGSPCSYYFFKHSEKSKSKLSSCLRTLAFQMAMQDAGVLAKLSELQKTNPNLDLENERSIWRSLFISGILPAMSKPHFWVLDALDECSNAKSLFESILCKMDGSAQPLNILVTSRETPELLTSFTALGPKRVLREQISTEETLPDIERLVASKAQSIIAEDDESRGRLVKRIIDKSKGSFLWTQLVLDELADTFSEEAVKQVLDEVPRGMEQLYHRALETMTRETRGKPIIKAVLEWTTCALRPLTILELNVCLEIQLRDRFPQLQDTIAALCGQLVSVDKLQRVQIIHETAREFLLDEGLRSDFAIDRVQAHTNMAQVCLTFLTGNELRPARMQRRLSTSQPVTKKRSALYAYACTAFSYHLSKADPSRNDLLSLLDTFLKANILTWIDHTAQGKSLGPMVRSAKELRTYTERCMAERSPLRRDLQRMKTWAKDLQRIAAKFSAALLTSPSAIYSLILPFCPEQSAIHDTSPNGKRISIVGLANLQWDDRLSCINLRQEKTSAICYGEEFLAVGVTGGRVGLYHPISCQEYRSLNHCELVMQLAFKANSNLLATCGLKSIRIWNIRTGELLQTFPAPRKCVGLWFDEDHLVAVSSKNEIWSWDIENEGSASKRPIVRVNDSHNMDCEAIRQVPAAVSVGIAHKMLAVAYSGKPIVLWYLQDDQFYGYCGKKLVDGETAAHPIQALQFNPNPNIELLAASYLDGDLVIIDPFSDHEIERKRASCHTLSASADGRLLAGGGGGGVIQIFEFDTLNLLYKVRTSDLWIKSLAFSLDGKNLADLRGSQCNVWMPPVLLAGSMEDDVSVETSNTFNDTPQIEQRAKIECVAITSDGVICGKDDGSVTFHDIRGEKLPETLYSHKAAVQILSWVELARTILSVCVSNRVLAWSLGDMKSVAGHQCLLDIRPDYGGNTITHILAGYPSKKLILSTRTTDHLWDMEITAEKLHRTYDSESRTRIWVQQPASSEHVVCVRSTTVDVYPWNAWSAMPVLSIALGINVEGLQLKSRPLFYGVKGTHMLIELEEIDGSADTKRILAFDLSREGLSMSETPRKLIAATAPALTSSAASAQDHLAQIPTITVSPTPCLTHPTEAPSGIIASYPEEIIRRIAHVIGIQGHGNRSRLVFLDSNSWVCSTSLPGNQTAPRQRETHDANSQSLSCTRHFFIPYDWLSGVRHMIGGVARGQDVVFAKDGDVAIVKGGFDFEERVDVSAASPASGSSHGGNSGVRAGLLRVPTT